The Halioglobus maricola genome segment ACTTGGTATGCGGGGGTCGATCCTCTTGGCCCTGGTTATGCTCGGAATCAGTATGGCTGGGGTGAGGCGTTTTCACTGCTTGAAGGTCGAGGGCCCATAGAAGGAACAACACAGGTACTTCAAAGTGTGTAAGCCTATGTTGATGACCTCGATCGGTGAATGCCCGTCCCCCGTTTATTGGGTAGAGCCGTCGACCACACACCCACCGACTCCAGTACATGAGTCACCACCTATAGTCGGATGCTCTAAGCAGTTATAACGCTATGATTTATAAGAAAAATGGTGGGCCCAGAAGGATTTGAACCTTCGACCTGCCGATTATGAGTAGCCGGGAGAGGGCCGAGCTACCCCAGTAAGCTGAAGAAAGTTAAAAGATTTCTGCACGTGAGCAGGGCAGGGAGGCCGAGACTGAACCTATGCCGAACATTGGGTGGGCCGGTTTGTAGGGCCGGTGCCAGTAAGTGGAAGAAAGGCAAGTACGTTCCCAGACCGAACTTCCGAACCAGGGCCGAACTGAGAATGCCCCGCCTTTCCTGGGTTCTAAGGGGCGATATTTTCAATCCGTGGAGTATCACGCCGAATCGAACTATTCTAATAGCCTTCCTTGTACGAGATACCCCTTCGTTAGATGCGAATCGAAGATATACGAGCTCATGTTGCAAGATCCCCCTGGTTTGAGGATCTGCCAGCGGAAGCCATTGAACGATTATCTGCTGCTGCAAGTGTAGAGAATTTCCCTGTAGACAGTCGCCTGTACGTACAGGGAGAACCGACCACGAAGATCTACTGCATTGTGAGTGGTCGGGTGAGACTATCATTATCCAGTGCTTCCGGGCACGAAGGTACTGCCAAGTTAAGCCAGTGATTTGGGCTAGTATCAGCCTATGAAGACCTACAAGCGACACCGATTCCCGCCAGATATCATTTCCTATGCTGTCTGGCTCTACTACAGATTCAACCTGAGCCACCGGGATATCGAAGATCTACTCGCCGAGCGGGGCATCATCGTCACTCGAGAATCGATCCGTCTTTGGTGCATCAAATTTGGAGCAATCTATGCTCGTCGCCTGAAGAGAAATCATCGAGGCTACGGCGATACCTTCTACATTGATGAAGTCTTTGTGAAGATCAGCGGCAAGCAGCACTATTTGTGGCGTGCTGTGGATCAGGATGGAGAAGTTGTGGATGTGTACCTACAGTCGAAGCAGGACGGGGCAGCTGCTAAGAGGTTCTTCAGGCGGTTGCTACGTAATTACGGCGGGGAGCCCAGAAAGATCGTCACAGACAAGCTCCGTAGCTATCCAGTCGCCCATCGCGAGGTCATCCCTGACACGATCCATGTGACAGATCAGTATGCGAATAATCGGGCCGAACAGTCTCACGAATCGACCAGGGTCAGTGAGCGAGGGATGAGGCGGTTCAAGTCGATGGCCCAAGCTCAACGGTTTGTGATTATCCATGCCGCTGTTCAGAATCTGTTCAATCTGGGGCGCCACCTAGTCAGGGCTGAGCATTATCGGTATCTGAGGTTCAGTGCGTTCAGTGAATGGAGTCGGGCGGTGGCATGAGAACCAAGGACTGATTTTCTATCGAATCAATGATTTAACTTGTCAGTACCCTCCGTACAATTTGCCTCCGGTATTTTGCTACCTAAAAGCATATGAGCTTTGTCCCCGTGAATAGTGTGGCCAATTAATTTTGCACGCCCGACCTCGCGGATAGATAGGTCAGCACTTCGTCCGATGCGTGTAGGAACGCAGATACCATGAGAGCTTGATCGATGAGTTTTGGGTCCGTGTGAAGGAAGAGCTGAACTTCACCATCGTAGTTAGACCAGGCGAACTTGGTGCGCTCATAGGGCACCATCGGAACGCGCAGCGTGTGTCCAATAAGCTTTGCTCCATCCACAAAGAGAGTATCGTCTGCTAGTGGAAAATAGTTGGAAATGAAGTCTGGCATAGCCATTCGCCGCAAGGTCGGCTCAAATATGGGAATACGTCTGGCAAATCTCATAAGACTGCCCGCTGTGTCATAGGAGCTGGCCGTTGGCTGAAGGTTGAGTATGCGCATGTGCATTGCATCAACCGGTTCTAGCGGGAATACGAAGGGGAACGCTTTGATTGCACGGTTGTTGCCTTCATCCATCGATAGTGAGCTTGTCCTTAAGCTGATGGGGCTGATTAAAGGCCGAGGAAGTTGATTATCGTTTTTTTCTTCGTATATCGTTGTGGCTCTTAAAGCAATAAAAGAGAAGATGTCACTCATGGGCAGTTTTGCGTCACGCCCTAGCTCAAACAGCTCCCTGTCACCCATTGGTAACTCAAATCTTGATACTTCGTAATCTGTGCCGGAAAACCCTATCGATCTCTCTGAGCCATACAGCTCGGTGAAGGGATTAGGCGCTTGGGGGTCCGCAGATTCGGTGGCAGTGTCAGCCCCAGCGGCGTTGGAAATTTGATAGCCGAACTGAGTTCGCTCACCCGCCTCTAGAAAGAGATGTTTGGCGTGTTTGTTAAACATTCCCTCAAGATCAGATATCACGTGATGCCAGACAAAGATAAGCTGCTTGCGATCCGAGCTGAGAAAGACGCGAAAGAGCGGGAGACCACTTCCCAGTTCTGAGGCTTTTGAAACGGCATGCTCCGCCTGCAATCGTGCCGCTTCAATATCCTCATCAGGGTCGAGTATCCAAAAATTCTTATCCCAATCGACATTTGCTGCCTGCCAGTATGGCAGACCTCGTATTTCAACAACGTTACGTTGAAACATTTTGTATGAGGACGTGAGGTCCTCTAGCCTGTAGCGAATTAAGCCTTCATCCAGAGGCTGATCGAAGTGGTAGTAAACGACACAGGGAGTTAGGCGGTTGTTTGGCGACCCTTGCATCAACCAGAATTGGGCATCACCATCTTCCACCTCGGTAAGGCCCATACTGTCGACACCGCGCTCAATCCAGACTTTGTAGCCGAATAAAGTGATTGCTATCAAACCGAGTGATGCGAGAGCAAAATATTTCTTATGCAAAGTGTTTTCCCAGAGTTTTCGTGAATAACAGAAGTAGGGATGCCGGCAGTTTCGCTAATGGGATATTCGATGCTTGGCAATTCATTCAGTCGTGATTTCATACTTTCCTCTTGCTCTTGATGCAAGCCGACCTGGTCCAGG includes the following:
- a CDS encoding IS6 family transposase — translated: MKTYKRHRFPPDIISYAVWLYYRFNLSHRDIEDLLAERGIIVTRESIRLWCIKFGAIYARRLKRNHRGYGDTFYIDEVFVKISGKQHYLWRAVDQDGEVVDVYLQSKQDGAAAKRFFRRLLRNYGGEPRKIVTDKLRSYPVAHREVIPDTIHVTDQYANNRAEQSHESTRVSERGMRRFKSMAQAQRFVIIHAAVQNLFNLGRHLVRAEHYRYLRFSAFSEWSRAVA